CATCCGGCGACAGCAGTGTCGCGAGACACCCAAGTCATCGAGCACCTCGGCTGGGTCCTCGCCCTCGTCGACGCGGGAGGTAAACGCCTCCCAGTGCTCGCCGACGACGTTACCACACGTGAAACACCGGACTGGTACCATCATGGGTGGATCACCTAACGGTAGGACTTCTGGTAGCG
Above is a window of Halalkalicoccus subterraneus DNA encoding:
- a CDS encoding DNA-directed RNA polymerase subunit N encodes the protein MMVPVRCFTCGNVVGEHWEAFTSRVDEGEDPAEVLDDLGVSRHCCRRMLVSHTDLVDVVAPYQ